From one Luteolibacter sp. SL250 genomic stretch:
- the hisF gene encoding imidazole glycerol phosphate synthase subunit HisF: MLAKRIIPCLDVTDGRVVKGVNFVDLIDAGDPVEAAIAYNAQQADELVFLDITASSDNRNTMVDVVRRTAEQCFIPLTVGGGIRSVENMREMLLAGADKVGVNTSAVTNPGLVDEGAKIFGSQCIVVAIDAKREGPGKWGVYTHGGRKPVGLDAVEWAKEVWRRGAGEILLTSMDSDGTQAGYDIELTAAVSSAVGIPVIASGGAGNLDHMVDVLEAGKADAVLAASIFHFGKHTVAEAKKHFAERGVPVRPWVG, from the coding sequence GTGCTCGCGAAACGAATCATTCCCTGCCTCGATGTGACGGACGGCCGTGTGGTCAAAGGCGTCAACTTTGTCGATCTCATCGACGCCGGGGATCCGGTGGAGGCGGCCATCGCCTACAACGCGCAGCAGGCGGATGAGCTGGTGTTCCTGGACATCACCGCGTCATCGGACAACCGGAACACCATGGTGGACGTGGTGCGGCGCACGGCGGAGCAGTGTTTCATCCCGCTGACGGTGGGTGGCGGCATCCGCAGCGTGGAGAACATGCGGGAGATGCTGCTGGCCGGTGCGGACAAGGTGGGGGTGAACACCTCCGCCGTGACCAACCCCGGCCTGGTGGATGAGGGGGCGAAGATATTCGGCAGCCAGTGCATCGTCGTCGCCATCGACGCGAAGCGCGAGGGACCCGGAAAATGGGGCGTCTACACCCACGGCGGTCGCAAGCCGGTGGGGCTGGACGCCGTGGAGTGGGCGAAGGAAGTCTGGCGGCGCGGCGCGGGCGAGATCCTGCTCACCAGCATGGACTCCGACGGCACCCAGGCCGGCTATGACATCGAGCTGACGGCGGCGGTTTCCTCCGCGGTCGGCATCCCTGTCATCGCCAGCGGCGGCGCGGGGAACCTGGACCACATGGTGGACGTGCTGGAAGCGGGCAAGGCGGACGCCGTTCTGGCTGCGAGCATCTTCCACTTCGGCAAGCACACCGTCGCGGAAGCGAAGAAGCACTTCGCGGAGCGGGGTGTGCCGGTGCGGCCGTGGGTGGGGTGA